Within Marmota flaviventris isolate mMarFla1 chromosome 13, mMarFla1.hap1, whole genome shotgun sequence, the genomic segment ACTAGGCACAGACAAGACTGGGTGGGAATGTCACATTTCTCCTGGAGACTCAGGTGCACACTTCACACTCTAGGTGGCCAGACCCCTCCATCTCTCCTTATGTGGCAGCATGGCAGAAGTCAGAAAGCTAGGAGTCCTGTTTATCTCCTCAGCCCCACCCAAAACCCTGGCAGTTCTACCTGCTGTCTCTCCTGAGTTGTCCTCCACCAGAGGCCATTCTCCCCCACCCTGTCCCAGCCACTTGCCTCTCCATCCCTGTCTTTTCCAAGCTCCCTGATGTCACAGGGCCTTTGCAGTACCTGCTCCCCTGCCCACCAGGTCTTGTTTGCAGCTCACTTGGTTCCCATGTCCCCTGCCATAGCCCAGTCATCACTTGAGCCGAATATAGTCACCCCCACTACAGGGGATATTCTGAGAGGCTTGGACCCCTGGTTATGGGACAAAGCATGACCAGGAGGTGTGATTGGCCaggccctcctgcctcacctcagcccaGGTCTGGTTGCAGATGGCCATGGCAGCTGCTTCCAGCTGCTGCAGAGTTGCCACAGGCAGTCCCATTGCGGTCCTCAGGAAGTCCACAGTGTAGTAGAAAGCAGAGAAGGCCTGCGGGGGGCGGGACAGTCACGCCAGGGCCACTCCCCCAGAGCTGTAGGGCACCTGACCCACCCATGTCTTCCTGGACTCACAATGAAGTTCCCAGCCACAGGGGGCTGGAAGACCCCATTGAAGGAACATCGAGAGAAGGTGCAGGAGGAAAGGTCAAAGAGCCCAGAGACAAGGTCACGACAGAGAACAGGGTCACTGGTCCCCGACACACTGACTCTGGCACTGCTGTTGAAAGTCTGGGGCCACTGAGCCTCGGTGCATGGTGACTGGTACAGGTCCTGGAGCAGGACTTGAGTGGAATAGCCCCTTGGCCAGCAGGGGTGGAAGCGGTGGGTCTGGGGAGATGACCAGGATATCAGAGCACCACCCAGAGCACAGGTGCGCTGGGCATTGTCAACCCAGCCTAGCCTCCCAAGGGACCTGCCTGGATGTGTCTGCTGGATCCTCAGAGCCCCTCCTGCCATCCCTACCCCAGAGGACCAGCCTGGTGAATCCCCCACAAATCCAACTTGGGCAATATCACTTTTTGCTCAGGAGCCACAGATGGCATTCGGGGCCCTCTGAGATCTGTTCCTGGCCCTCAGTTCTCCATCCTGATCCCCAGCATTAGCCCTTTGCTCCTGTGGAGTCCCCCAGCTGAGGAGCCTAGCTGTAGAGCCTCGTGGGCATGGTCACTTCCACCCTCTGCTCTGGGGCACTTGACTCCATCTGTTCTGCTCCCTCCCTcaggtggggtgggctggggtggagggGCACCTGGAGGGCACTGGCCAGCAGTCTCTGGAGGACCTGGTCTCGGCCATAGCAGAGGAAGCTATGTGTATAGACCCGGTAGTGCTGGCCGTAGAGCCGTAGCTTGACCTCATTGGCTGGATCCTCAGCTGGGATGGCCGTCTCGAAGGTGATCTGTGTGGAGGCACCCCCCAGGTCCATGGCCCCCAGCGTCCCCTTCCTCGGCCGGAACCACCGGCCCACCCAGCCGTACTGTGGAGAGTGGAGGTTGGGTCAGCCTGGGGCCAGGTGCAGGTGTCCCTGGGCTCGTTGAAGCAGGCCCACCTTAATGAAGTTCTCCAGCAGGTAGTTGGCAGTCACCCAGCCAAACACCCCCTCGTCCTGGCCAGAGAGGATGCGTGCACCACGGAAGTCAAAGGGGTACTGGGTCAGCGTCCGCGTCACTGCCTCAAGCACACTGGCCGAGGCCTCTGGACTGGTCAGGCTGTGGGGCAGGGAGAACTCTGAGGGGCTTGCTCCCCTGGTAGCTGTGATCCTGCTGCAGGGGGCATTCCCCAGTGAGGAGGTTCCAGCCCAGAGTTGCTACCAAGGGCATGTGGGGTCCACCCTGTGCAGGGGCTGTCCTGGGGCCCCAGGGCAAGGTCAGGGGACATTCAGCTCACTTGAGCAGGCGCATGCCTGCTGTAGCTCCCAGGTATAAGGGGGTGCCAGCGTGTCTCTCTTTGGGTACATCCCGAAGTGCTTGTTCCAGACATTCAACCAGACTCTGGCCAGCCCCAGAAGGGTTATCTGCATAGCTGGAGATGCCCCCACCTAGAGGGAGGTAGAGACATGCCCAGCCCCTGTAAATGGTCCCCAGGTGGGCTGTAGTCCAGTGGGGCTGGGGGACTGGACTCCCAACCAGGTACTACTGGCTTCTCCCAGGTAGCTTAGACACACCTTCCCAGCTTAAGCCCCCAGAGACACCCAGTTCAAAGACAAAGGGGCCCAGGTGCCACCCAGAGTCTCTGAGGCTGCCGCCTTCGGGGTGGGTGTGGGCACAGGTGCGCTGGGCATTGTCAACCCAGCCTAGCCTCCCACGGGACCTGCCGGGATGGGCCTGCTGAATCCTCAGAGCCCCTCCTGCTCTGTCTGGGGCTTAGAGGTCAGTCCTGGGCCAGGTGAGGCCTGGACCTTCCACCACTTCCTGGAGCTTCCCTTTCTGGAACAGAGTACCCATACCCCTTCCCAGCACAGAGGACCCAGCCTCTCTTTCTGGAGTGAGCTCCACCCAGGATCAAGCCTCCTCCAGGGGCTGGAGAAGGCCCCTGGGACCCCACAGGAGTGGTGTCCAGGCTGGGGAGCACTGGTGCCCTGGAGACCTCACCTTGGACATCACAGGAGCTGTGCTGGCCCACTATGCCTGTATCATTCTCCTTGTCTGCTGGCCACTTGTAGACAAACATGGACGTGTGTGAAGAGCCAGCATCCAGGACAATGCCATACTGGGAGAGGAGAGAGTCAGCTGGAGGGTCGAGGGCACTTAAGGCCATGCCCTTTGGTCTCCACCCTGCCCTGTCATATGGTGGGCTTCATGCCGAAGCTCAGAGAAGGCCAGCTCAGCCACAGGGACAGGGCTTGGTTGGAAGAAGAACTGGGGTGGGGTAAGATAACTGGGGTGACCACTTCCCTCTTACTACCTGAAGCTGGCAGGCCATGCACCAGGAAGCAGGCCTACTGGCAGGGGCAACCAGCGGGCTATGCCAGGGACAGAGGGTCACAGGCAACATCTGAAACTTTGTCCTGGGAACAAAACTTTTTCCTTGGGTCCAGGGAGAGGAAGAAACCGCACCAAgctgcccttccttcctcctgcctccgcctccaccTGCTCTGACTTCAGCCCACCCAAGAAGAAAGCTGGCTAGGACTGGGAATGGGCCTCCAATCCGTGCCCCTCCCTGGCATCAAAGCCAGCGCCAGACACAGGTTGGTCCTGCAGAGCAGAGGGGTCTCAGGATGGGCCTGGCAGGTGATGCCTGGACCCAGCCTGTGAGTGACCCCCTCCTTCTCAGCACCTGTCCTCCACCCACAGCCCAGTGCTGATTCCAGCTTGGGAATGGCTGCACAAACCTCCCCATCAAGGAACTTCCCCAGAACCCACGGAGGGCAGCCGGCCTACCCCATCCCCATTTTGCATAGCCACAGAGCCCCCTCCCATCGGGCTTGTGGGGCCTGGATCAGTACACCCCCACACTCACCCCACACAAGCGCAATAAAGGGTTAAAGGAGCCAGTggggaggccgctgggcctgggGTGGGAGTTTGGGCGGAGATCTGGCCTAGCCCAGTTCAACCCCTTTAGCGCCAGCCAAGCCCTGCTCCAGGCGCAGCGCCCACCCGCACTGTCCTGGCCACCGGATAGCGGGAAGGGGTCCCCGGCCGTCATCGCCCATAGCTCCCCATCTGGGCTGCATCCAGAGCGGAACGCCTCTAACTGCGCACTCCTGGGCGACCGCGCAAGGCGGAGGTGGCCCCGAGTGTCCTGAGGCTCGCGCTGGGCTGGAGGAAGGGAGTCTGGCCACAGCCTGGGGTGCCGGGGCCGCATTCCGGGACCAGGAGACAGCCCTCCGCCCGCTGGCAGGCTCTGCGGCGGCCGGGGAGCTCCCGCAACCTCGACCTCCAGTGTCGCGTGGTCCCGGAAGCGCCGGTGCCGCCTTGAGGACGCGTAGGGACCAGCGCTGGACAGGACCCCACCCAGGCCCTCCCGAGCGCAGCGCGGGTGGTCGCCGGCTGACGCGGGAGTGCCGCTGGACCGCGTGGACTCCGAGCCGCCCCCGCCCGGCT encodes:
- the Entpd2 gene encoding ectonucleoside triphosphate diphosphohydrolase 2 isoform X2 — encoded protein: MLPVTLCPWHSPLVAPASRPASWCMACQLQYGIVLDAGSSHTSMFVYKWPADKENDTGIVGQHSSCDVQGGGISSYADNPSGAGQSLVECLEQALRDVPKERHAGTPLYLGATAGMRLLNLTSPEASASVLEAVTRTLTQYPFDFRGARILSGQDEGVFGWVTANYLLENFIKYGWVGRWFRPRKGTLGAMDLGGASTQITFETAIPAEDPANEVKLRLYGQHYRVYTHSFLCYGRDQVLQRLLASALQTHRFHPCWPRGYSTQVLLQDLYQSPCTEAQWPQTFNSSARVSVSGTSDPVLCRDLVSGLFDLSSCTFSRCSFNGVFQPPVAGNFIAFSAFYYTVDFLRTAMGLPVATLQQLEAAAMAICNQTWAELQTRAPRQQARLADYCAGAMFVQQLLSRGYGFDERSFRGVAFQKKAADTAVGWALGYMLNLTNMIPADPPGLRKGTDFRSWVALLLLFAAMLLVALGLLLRQVRSSKSPSAI
- the Entpd2 gene encoding ectonucleoside triphosphate diphosphohydrolase 2 isoform X1 gives rise to the protein MAGKVLSLLPPLVLAAAGLSGLLLLCVPTRDVREPPALKYGIVLDAGSSHTSMFVYKWPADKENDTGIVGQHSSCDVQGGGISSYADNPSGAGQSLVECLEQALRDVPKERHAGTPLYLGATAGMRLLNLTSPEASASVLEAVTRTLTQYPFDFRGARILSGQDEGVFGWVTANYLLENFIKYGWVGRWFRPRKGTLGAMDLGGASTQITFETAIPAEDPANEVKLRLYGQHYRVYTHSFLCYGRDQVLQRLLASALQTHRFHPCWPRGYSTQVLLQDLYQSPCTEAQWPQTFNSSARVSVSGTSDPVLCRDLVSGLFDLSSCTFSRCSFNGVFQPPVAGNFIAFSAFYYTVDFLRTAMGLPVATLQQLEAAAMAICNQTWAELQTRAPRQQARLADYCAGAMFVQQLLSRGYGFDERSFRGVAFQKKAADTAVGWALGYMLNLTNMIPADPPGLRKGTDFRSWVALLLLFAAMLLVALGLLLRQVRSSKSPSAI